A region of Corynebacterium glucuronolyticum DSM 44120 DNA encodes the following proteins:
- a CDS encoding ABC transporter ATP-binding protein, with protein MNQLLLPRFKRLMEPASWRDLSVGQAWGAVSGLCHGFALLTLLPAASALATGMPVWGLSFWGWLIALAVIAVLGVGTEFYGMRTGYIGALGFIHDVHQAVGNKVARLPLGVFDSGSSGRLSRMVTQEMMNLGESAAHFIFALVQKLSAVLVVTVGTWFWDWRLGLTLTIAFPIMLAFLHISRVLLDKGKQVSEPAESELAARMVEFATCQGALRSCHVADDYPALDRAFKQADRKSRKALWIETLANLINGMFVQALVVVMIWLTAQLALGGQMNALNAVVTIGMCLRFTTMLQDIGGCMTGLEERRQQMNHVDKIMDAPELSEPDVSTPVSAPGDVRFEDVAFGYDPDTPVLRDITFHVPQGGMCALVGPSGCGKTTIARLVARFWDVQSGSVRVGGVDVREQTTEDLMRQISLVFQDVYLFNDTLEANIRLGNPEATDEEIRWAADLSGVTEIVNRLPDGWNSLAGAGGRALSGGERQRVSIARALVKKAPIVLFDEATSALDAENEANIVAAMNELRKHSTLIVIAHKLETIRQADQIIVLSHSGRIAQRGCHDELVNQPGQYRDFWQERINAAGWQLV; from the coding sequence ATGAATCAACTATTGCTGCCACGCTTTAAGCGTTTGATGGAACCCGCCTCGTGGCGAGACCTCTCGGTCGGTCAAGCGTGGGGTGCGGTCTCAGGACTGTGTCACGGCTTTGCCCTGCTGACTCTGCTTCCCGCAGCAAGTGCCCTAGCGACCGGAATGCCGGTGTGGGGGTTATCGTTTTGGGGATGGCTCATCGCCTTGGCGGTAATCGCGGTGCTGGGCGTGGGCACGGAGTTTTATGGCATGCGCACCGGCTATATCGGGGCCCTCGGGTTCATTCACGACGTCCACCAAGCGGTCGGCAACAAGGTAGCCCGCCTACCGTTGGGAGTGTTTGATTCGGGTAGTTCTGGACGGCTGTCGCGCATGGTCACCCAGGAAATGATGAACTTGGGCGAGTCGGCGGCACATTTCATTTTCGCCCTCGTCCAAAAACTCTCGGCCGTGCTCGTAGTCACTGTGGGCACGTGGTTCTGGGATTGGCGACTGGGTCTAACCTTGACGATCGCGTTCCCGATCATGCTCGCCTTCCTTCATATTTCCCGTGTGCTTCTTGATAAAGGTAAGCAGGTTTCCGAACCAGCCGAGTCAGAGTTGGCGGCTCGCATGGTCGAATTCGCCACCTGCCAAGGCGCGCTGCGCTCCTGTCACGTCGCCGACGACTACCCGGCCCTTGATCGGGCATTCAAACAGGCTGACCGCAAAAGCCGCAAAGCATTGTGGATCGAAACATTAGCGAACCTGATAAACGGAATGTTCGTCCAAGCCCTTGTCGTGGTAATGATTTGGCTGACCGCCCAACTCGCCCTCGGCGGGCAGATGAATGCGTTGAACGCTGTGGTCACCATCGGCATGTGCCTGCGGTTCACCACCATGCTCCAAGACATCGGTGGCTGCATGACCGGGCTGGAAGAACGCCGCCAGCAGATGAATCACGTCGACAAGATCATGGACGCTCCCGAACTGTCCGAACCCGATGTCTCCACACCGGTGAGTGCTCCTGGTGATGTTCGTTTCGAGGACGTCGCCTTCGGCTACGATCCGGACACCCCGGTTCTCCGTGATATTACCTTCCATGTCCCGCAAGGCGGCATGTGTGCCCTGGTTGGCCCTTCCGGCTGCGGAAAAACCACAATCGCGAGGTTGGTTGCACGTTTCTGGGATGTGCAGTCCGGCAGCGTACGCGTTGGCGGGGTTGATGTGCGCGAGCAGACCACCGAAGATTTGATGCGCCAGATATCCCTGGTCTTCCAAGACGTCTATTTATTCAATGACACGCTCGAGGCCAACATTCGCCTTGGCAACCCCGAAGCTACCGATGAAGAAATCAGGTGGGCCGCTGACCTGTCGGGCGTGACCGAAATCGTCAACCGGCTCCCAGACGGCTGGAATTCATTGGCGGGTGCCGGCGGGCGCGCACTGTCAGGTGGGGAACGCCAACGCGTCTCTATCGCCCGCGCCTTGGTGAAGAAGGCCCCGATCGTGCTGTTTGACGAGGCCACCAGCGCGTTGGATGCGGAAAATGAAGCCAACATTGTTGCGGCGATGAACGAGCTACGCAAGCACTCCACACTGATCGTGATCGCCCACAAACTTGAAACCATTCGCCAAGCTGACCAAATCATTGTGCTCTCCCACAGTGGGCGTATCGCCCAGCGCGGGTGCCACGACGAGCTGGTCAACCAGCCAGGTCAATACCGCGATTTCTGGCAAGAGCGCATCAACGCCGCCGGATGGCAACTCGTCTAA